The proteins below are encoded in one region of Pseudoduganella armeniaca:
- a CDS encoding bifunctional rhamnulose-1-phosphate aldolase/short-chain dehydrogenase, translated as MTASHESNQPTDSPARHRQPIASLWDDAKAAAMSEPELLLYRSNLLGSDLRITNFGGGNTSAKVMMPDPLSGEEVEVLWVKGSGGDLGSIKLDGFSTLYMDKLRALKGRYRGLAHEDEMVAYLPHCTFNLNPRAASIDTPLHAYIDRKHVDHMHPDAVIAIAACANSKSLTQRIFEGELGWLPWQRPGYDLGLKLEEVSRAQPELKGIILEGHGLFTWGDTAKSCYETTLAMIQRAEEWLAANIKQPVFGGAAVTPLPAEQRAALAARLMPLLRGKVSKDAGKADLKLGHFDDSDAVLEFVCSRDLQPLAALGTSCPDHFLRTKIRPYVIAFDPANPDFDQVAASLDEGLARYRAEYVAYYERCKHANSPAVRDANPIIYLIPGVGMLSFAKDKATARIAGEFYVNAINVMRGANGVDSYVGLPEQEAFDIEYWLLEEAKLQRMPKPKSLAGRIALVTGGAGGIGQAVARQLLSEGACVMLTDIDAEALEQARESLTRVAGKDNVAAVVADVTSEAAVEQMLSACALRFGGIDLLVSNAGIASSSPLEDTTLEVWNRNQDILVKGYFLASRAAFRTMKLQGLGGSMVFVASKNGLVASAGAAAYCTAKAAEIHLARCVALEGAPHGIRVNVVNPDAVIRGSRIWDGKWKQERAESNKIAADDVETFYRERSMLKLSVLPEDIAEAVVFLASDKAAKSTGNVLNVDAGNAAAFTR; from the coding sequence ATGACGGCATCGCACGAATCGAACCAGCCAACCGACAGCCCGGCGCGGCACCGGCAGCCCATCGCCTCCCTATGGGACGACGCCAAGGCGGCCGCCATGAGCGAGCCGGAATTGCTGCTGTACCGCTCCAACCTGCTCGGGTCGGACCTGCGCATCACCAATTTCGGTGGCGGCAATACATCGGCCAAGGTGATGATGCCCGACCCGCTCAGCGGCGAAGAGGTCGAGGTGCTGTGGGTGAAGGGCTCGGGCGGGGACCTGGGCAGCATCAAGCTCGATGGCTTCTCCACGCTGTACATGGACAAGCTGCGCGCGCTCAAGGGCCGCTACCGCGGCCTGGCCCACGAGGACGAGATGGTGGCCTACCTGCCGCACTGCACCTTCAACCTGAACCCGCGCGCGGCCAGCATCGACACGCCGCTGCATGCCTACATCGACCGCAAGCACGTCGACCACATGCACCCGGATGCCGTGATCGCCATCGCCGCCTGCGCCAACAGCAAAAGCCTGACCCAGCGCATCTTCGAAGGTGAACTGGGCTGGCTGCCCTGGCAGCGGCCCGGCTACGACCTGGGACTCAAGCTGGAAGAGGTGTCGCGCGCCCAGCCGGAACTGAAGGGCATCATCCTGGAGGGACATGGCCTGTTCACGTGGGGCGACACGGCCAAGTCGTGCTACGAGACGACGCTGGCGATGATCCAGCGCGCGGAGGAATGGCTGGCCGCGAACATCAAACAGCCGGTATTCGGCGGCGCCGCCGTAACGCCGCTGCCGGCCGAACAACGCGCCGCGCTGGCCGCGCGCCTGATGCCGCTGTTGCGCGGGAAAGTCAGCAAGGATGCGGGCAAAGCTGACCTCAAGCTGGGTCATTTCGACGATTCGGACGCCGTGCTCGAATTCGTCTGCAGCCGCGACCTGCAGCCGCTGGCCGCGCTGGGCACGTCCTGCCCCGATCACTTCCTGCGCACCAAGATCCGGCCATATGTGATCGCGTTCGATCCGGCCAATCCCGACTTCGACCAGGTCGCCGCCAGCCTCGACGAAGGCCTGGCGCGCTACCGCGCCGAGTACGTGGCCTACTACGAACGCTGCAAGCACGCCAACAGCCCGGCCGTGCGCGACGCCAACCCGATCATCTACCTGATCCCCGGCGTCGGCATGCTGTCGTTCGCCAAGGACAAGGCCACCGCCCGCATCGCGGGCGAGTTCTACGTCAACGCCATCAACGTGATGCGCGGCGCGAACGGTGTCGACAGCTACGTGGGCCTGCCGGAACAGGAAGCGTTCGACATCGAATACTGGCTGCTGGAAGAGGCCAAGCTGCAGCGCATGCCCAAGCCGAAAAGCCTGGCCGGGCGCATCGCGCTGGTCACGGGCGGCGCCGGCGGCATCGGCCAGGCCGTGGCACGGCAGCTGCTCTCGGAAGGTGCCTGCGTCATGCTGACCGATATCGACGCCGAAGCACTGGAACAGGCCCGGGAAAGTCTGACCAGGGTAGCCGGCAAGGACAACGTGGCCGCCGTGGTGGCGGACGTCACCAGCGAGGCAGCGGTCGAGCAGATGCTGTCGGCCTGCGCGCTGCGCTTCGGCGGCATCGACCTGCTGGTCTCGAACGCGGGCATCGCCTCATCGAGCCCGCTGGAGGATACGACGCTGGAAGTATGGAACCGCAACCAGGACATCCTCGTCAAGGGCTACTTCCTGGCCAGCCGCGCCGCCTTCCGCACGATGAAGCTGCAGGGCCTGGGCGGCAGCATGGTATTCGTGGCCAGCAAGAACGGCCTGGTGGCTTCGGCCGGCGCGGCCGCCTACTGCACGGCGAAAGCGGCGGAGATCCACCTGGCGCGCTGCGTCGCCCTGGAAGGCGCGCCGCACGGCATTCGCGTCAACGTCGTCAATCCCGATGCGGTGATCCGCGGCTCGCGCATCTGGGACGGCAAGTGGAAGCAGGAGCGCGCCGAGTCGAACAAGATCGCCGCGGACGATGTCGAGACCTTCTACCGCGAGCGCAGCATGCTCAAGCTCTCGGTGTTGCCGGAGGATATCGCCGAAGCCGTGGTCTTCCTGGCCAGCGACAAGGCGGCCAAGAGCACCGGCAACGTGCTGAACGTCGATGCCGGCAATGCGGCCGCGTTCACACGCTAG
- the rhaI gene encoding L-rhamnose catabolism isomerase, whose protein sequence is MNASAATTPIDSGRVAEHNARLETDVRADYEALSGMLARRGRDIEQLTALAQTFAVAVPSWGVGTGGTRFARFPGRGEPRNVFEKMEDCAVIHQLTRATPTVSLHFPWDRTDDPAALREIAQGYGLGFDAVNSNTFQDQPGQEQTYKHGSLTAQSGAVRAQAVAHNIECIELGRALGSKALTVWVGDGANFPGQHNLRGALERYLDSMRDIYGALPADWQLFIEHKLFEPAFYATTIADWGTSFACATELGPQAKCLVDLGHHAPNTNIEMIVARLAQFGKLGGFHFNDSKYGDDDLDSGSINPFQLFLVFNELADASQRDPAFRPAYMLDQSHNVTDPIESLMSSAIEVQRAFVQAALVDRGALRAHQEANDVLQAAQTLKQAYRTDVGPILAMARLRAGGAADPVGAYRASGYRTEVAERRPARAGASSSGIV, encoded by the coding sequence ATGAACGCAAGTGCAGCGACTACCCCGATCGACAGCGGCCGCGTGGCCGAACACAATGCCCGCCTGGAGACGGACGTGCGCGCCGACTACGAGGCCCTGAGCGGCATGCTGGCGCGCCGCGGCCGCGATATCGAACAACTGACGGCGCTGGCACAGACGTTCGCGGTAGCCGTGCCCAGCTGGGGCGTGGGCACGGGCGGCACGCGCTTCGCCCGCTTTCCCGGCCGCGGCGAGCCGCGCAACGTGTTCGAAAAGATGGAAGACTGCGCCGTCATCCACCAGCTGACGCGCGCCACGCCCACCGTTTCGCTGCACTTTCCGTGGGACCGCACCGACGATCCGGCGGCCCTGCGCGAGATCGCCCAGGGCTACGGCCTGGGCTTCGATGCGGTCAACTCGAACACGTTCCAGGACCAGCCTGGCCAGGAACAGACCTATAAGCATGGCAGCCTGACGGCGCAGAGCGGCGCGGTGCGCGCGCAGGCGGTCGCGCACAATATCGAATGCATCGAACTGGGACGCGCGCTGGGTTCGAAGGCGCTGACGGTATGGGTGGGCGATGGCGCCAACTTCCCCGGCCAGCACAACCTGCGCGGCGCGCTGGAACGCTACCTTGACAGCATGCGCGACATCTACGGCGCGCTGCCGGCCGACTGGCAGCTGTTCATCGAGCATAAACTGTTCGAGCCGGCCTTCTACGCGACCACCATCGCCGACTGGGGCACCAGCTTCGCCTGCGCCACGGAACTGGGGCCGCAGGCGAAGTGCCTGGTCGACCTGGGCCACCATGCGCCGAACACCAATATCGAGATGATCGTCGCGCGCCTGGCGCAATTCGGCAAGCTGGGCGGCTTCCATTTCAACGACAGCAAATACGGCGACGACGACCTGGACTCGGGCAGCATCAACCCGTTCCAGCTGTTCCTGGTCTTTAACGAACTGGCCGACGCAAGCCAGCGTGACCCGGCGTTCCGTCCCGCCTACATGCTGGACCAGTCGCACAATGTGACGGACCCGATCGAGAGCCTGATGTCCTCCGCCATCGAAGTGCAGCGTGCCTTCGTGCAGGCCGCGCTGGTGGACCGTGGCGCGTTGCGCGCGCACCAGGAGGCGAACGACGTGTTGCAGGCGGCCCAGACCTTGAAGCAGGCCTACCGCACGGACGTTGGCCCGATCCTGGCGATGGCCCGCCTGCGCGCGGGCGGCGCGGCCGACCCCGTCGGCGCTTACCGCGCCAGCGGCTACCGCACCGAGGTGGCCGAACGGCGGCCGGCGCGCGCCGGCGCCTCCAGCAGCGGCATCGTCTGA
- a CDS encoding glycoside hydrolase family 28 protein — protein MPRCLRALMALLLLALTAAAGAATFSVDCYGARPDGATLNTKAIQAAIDAAARQGGTVVFPAGTYLTGSIFVKSGVTLRLDRGVTLLGSQDIRDYPVMPTRIAGIEMAWPAALVNVYGQQGAAIEGEGTIDGDGKVFWDSYWALRKAYEPRGLRWASDYDAQRPRLIQVFDSSRVKVGGGLLLRRSGFWTLHICYSSDVTVDGVVIRNNSDGLGPSTDGIDIDSSRHVLVQRADIDVNDDALCLKAGRDADGLRVARPTQDVVIRDSIVRAAAAGITFGSETSGGFRNIEAYDITVAGKVPVGILFKSAHTRGGFGENLRLHDITMKDVPVVLRITMNWNPSYSYATIPPDLRDVPPVWRVLATPVPPGQGRARFQDVSLWNIRATGATRAFEVDGYRDVPLRRFSLKNVAIEAREGGWLYDIDGWRFDDTRLALGTPIDLEDGTAAHGLPAGAAIVRARQPKADPAQKSYEEQDKS, from the coding sequence ATGCCGCGCTGCTTGCGGGCGCTGATGGCGCTCCTGCTGTTGGCACTGACGGCGGCAGCCGGCGCGGCCACCTTCAGCGTGGACTGCTATGGCGCCCGGCCGGACGGCGCCACGCTGAACACGAAGGCGATCCAGGCGGCCATCGACGCGGCGGCACGGCAGGGCGGCACCGTCGTGTTCCCGGCCGGGACCTACCTGACGGGATCGATCTTCGTGAAAAGCGGCGTCACGCTGCGCCTCGACAGGGGCGTGACCCTGCTGGGATCGCAGGACATCCGCGATTATCCGGTGATGCCGACGCGGATCGCCGGCATCGAGATGGCGTGGCCGGCCGCGCTGGTCAACGTGTACGGGCAGCAGGGCGCCGCGATCGAAGGCGAGGGCACGATCGACGGCGACGGCAAGGTGTTCTGGGACAGCTACTGGGCCCTGCGCAAGGCCTATGAGCCGCGCGGCCTGCGCTGGGCCTCGGATTACGATGCGCAGCGGCCGCGGTTGATCCAGGTATTCGACTCCAGCCGCGTCAAGGTCGGCGGTGGCCTGCTGCTGCGCCGCTCCGGCTTCTGGACGCTGCACATCTGCTATTCAAGCGACGTGACGGTGGACGGCGTCGTCATCCGCAACAACTCCGACGGCCTGGGCCCCTCGACGGACGGCATCGACATCGATTCCTCGCGCCACGTGCTGGTGCAGCGCGCCGACATCGACGTCAACGACGACGCGCTGTGCCTGAAGGCGGGACGGGATGCGGACGGCCTGCGCGTCGCCCGGCCCACGCAGGACGTGGTCATCCGCGATTCCATCGTGCGGGCGGCGGCGGCCGGCATCACGTTCGGCAGCGAGACATCCGGCGGGTTTCGCAATATCGAGGCGTACGACATCACAGTGGCGGGCAAGGTCCCGGTGGGCATCCTGTTCAAGTCGGCGCACACGCGCGGCGGCTTCGGCGAAAACCTGCGGCTGCACGACATCACGATGAAGGACGTCCCTGTCGTGCTGCGCATTACGATGAACTGGAACCCCAGCTACAGCTACGCCACCATTCCGCCCGACTTGCGTGACGTCCCGCCGGTGTGGCGCGTGCTGGCGACACCAGTGCCACCGGGGCAGGGCCGCGCGCGCTTCCAGGATGTCAGCCTGTGGAACATCAGGGCCACGGGCGCCACCCGTGCCTTCGAAGTGGACGGCTACCGCGATGTGCCGCTGCGGCGCTTCAGCTTGAAAAACGTGGCGATCGAGGCGCGCGAGGGCGGCTGGCTGTACGACATCGACGGCTGGCGCTTCGACGACACGCGGCTGGCGCTGGGTACGCCGATCGACTTGGAGGACGGCACGGCGGCACACGGACTGCCTGCCGGTGCGGCGATCGTGCGAGCGCGCCAGCCGAAAGCCGACCCGGCGCAGAAAAGCTATGAGGAACAGGACAAATCATGA
- a CDS encoding L-rhamnose mutarotase yields MTQQGFKMRLKPGMAEEYKRRHDALWPELAEALATAGIYDYAIFLDEETLILFAVLKLRSGHTADALPQLPVMRRWWDHMADIMEVEPGNRPRQWPLQPMFYFA; encoded by the coding sequence ATGACGCAGCAGGGCTTCAAGATGCGCCTCAAGCCAGGCATGGCGGAGGAATACAAGCGCCGCCACGACGCGTTGTGGCCGGAACTGGCCGAGGCGCTGGCGACGGCCGGGATTTACGATTACGCCATCTTCCTGGACGAGGAAACGCTGATCCTGTTCGCGGTACTCAAGCTGCGGTCTGGCCACACGGCCGACGCGCTGCCGCAGCTGCCCGTGATGCGGCGCTGGTGGGACCACATGGCCGACATCATGGAGGTGGAGCCGGGCAACCGACCGCGCCAGTGGCCGCTGCAACCGATGTTCTACTTCGCTTGA
- a CDS encoding alpha/beta hydrolase, translated as MKTPAQALAAALLMTTTTFTLAQTVLPLWPEGVPGARAIGPERIDGHVANVSEPTLLRVGPAVDRPNGTAVIVAPGGGYVRLAYEREGVQYANWLGTLGVTTFVLKYRMQEFGHPAPLQDVLRAVRLLRSRAAEFGIDPSRIGVMGSSAGGHLAASAGTLFDHPLGRTGNALDQVSARPDFLMLLYPVITMDGPAAHAGSRKALLGATPAPELVRLMSLQNQVSPRTPPTLLIHTQADEAVPVENSILFYQALTRAHVPAEMYLFEQGGHGMGMRDGLANASAWPRRAEEWLRSRGLLAPSAALQAK; from the coding sequence ATGAAAACTCCCGCACAGGCGCTTGCCGCCGCCCTGCTGATGACCACCACCACGTTCACGCTCGCCCAAACCGTCCTGCCGCTGTGGCCCGAAGGCGTGCCGGGCGCACGCGCAATCGGTCCTGAACGCATCGACGGCCACGTCGCCAACGTCAGCGAACCGACGCTGTTGCGCGTCGGCCCTGCCGTCGATCGTCCCAACGGTACCGCCGTCATCGTCGCGCCGGGCGGGGGCTACGTGCGCCTGGCGTACGAGCGCGAAGGCGTCCAGTATGCCAACTGGCTCGGTACCCTGGGCGTGACCACCTTCGTGCTGAAGTACCGCATGCAGGAATTCGGCCACCCGGCACCGCTGCAGGACGTGTTGCGCGCCGTGCGGCTGCTGCGCTCGCGCGCCGCCGAGTTCGGGATCGACCCGTCGCGCATCGGCGTCATGGGCAGCTCCGCTGGCGGCCACCTGGCCGCCAGCGCGGGCACGCTGTTCGATCACCCGCTCGGCCGCACCGGCAACGCGCTGGACCAGGTCAGCGCAAGGCCCGACTTCCTGATGCTGCTCTACCCGGTCATCACAATGGATGGCCCGGCGGCGCATGCCGGCTCGCGCAAGGCGCTGCTGGGCGCCACGCCGGCGCCCGAGCTGGTGCGGCTGATGTCGCTGCAAAACCAGGTATCGCCGCGCACGCCGCCCACCTTGCTGATCCACACCCAGGCCGACGAGGCGGTGCCGGTCGAGAACAGTATCCTGTTTTACCAGGCGCTGACGCGCGCGCATGTGCCGGCCGAGATGTACCTGTTCGAACAGGGCGGCCACGGCATGGGCATGCGCGACGGCCTGGCCAACGCGTCTGCCTGGCCGCGCCGCGCGGAGGAATGGCTGCGCAGCCGCGGCCTGCTGGCGCCCTCCGCTGCCCTTCAAGCGAAGTAG
- a CDS encoding 3-keto-disaccharide hydrolase — MKVGIVAFGVLCAAVTGCASVPAREVSLFEGGLSAWELRTEPAAPLEDVVTVLPDGVLAVAGKPPGFFATRAVYRDYRLHVEWRWTGQPGNAGMLLHISEGPMDRVWPVSLQVQTKRGSAGDLLPMAGASFAETATSPPGAQPVIKAHTAPDSELAVGAWNSADIVCRDGTVAVSINGVPQNRVTAVRPAAGRIGFQLEGAPYQLRNVTLVRLVPLE; from the coding sequence ATGAAAGTGGGGATTGTGGCATTCGGCGTATTGTGCGCGGCCGTGACGGGCTGCGCGAGCGTGCCGGCGCGCGAGGTAAGCTTGTTCGAGGGCGGTCTGTCGGCGTGGGAACTGCGAACCGAGCCCGCCGCGCCGCTGGAAGACGTGGTGACCGTGCTGCCGGACGGCGTGCTGGCGGTGGCTGGCAAGCCGCCTGGCTTTTTTGCCACGCGGGCCGTCTATCGCGACTACCGGCTGCACGTCGAGTGGCGCTGGACGGGCCAGCCGGGCAATGCGGGCATGCTGCTGCACATCAGCGAGGGGCCGATGGATCGCGTCTGGCCCGTCAGCCTGCAGGTGCAGACCAAGCGTGGCAGCGCGGGCGACCTGCTGCCAATGGCGGGCGCCTCGTTTGCCGAGACGGCCACCAGCCCTCCCGGTGCGCAGCCCGTCATCAAGGCGCATACGGCGCCGGACAGCGAGCTGGCGGTCGGGGCATGGAACAGCGCGGACATCGTCTGCCGCGATGGGACCGTGGCGGTCAGCATCAATGGCGTGCCGCAAAACCGCGTAACGGCCGTGCGGCCGGCGGCGGGGCGCATCGGCTTCCAGCTGGAAGGCGCACCGTACCAGCTGCGTAACGTGACGCTGGTGCGGCTGGTGCCGCTGGAGTGA
- a CDS encoding rhamnogalacturonan acetylesterase: MNRHLQALAGAILLFLFCGAYGQALPAAVNTDPARAVVTLPEPANPALPSLILIGDSTVRNGNDDGQGQGPSGQWGWGRPIADYFDTARINVVNRAVGGLSSRTYLTSGHWQRTLAFVRRGDVVVMQFGHNDASPVNDDRRARGTLRGTGEESETIDNLLTGQRETVHTYGWYLRRFIADIRAHGATAIVCSPVPFKRWDADGKVKRAPVDYGGWAAQVARQEQVGFIDLNEAAAARYDALGRDAVLQLFPQVTPEETVHTNLAGARLNAEVVVAGLRALGVPALVEALNDKGRAIAPLEDARPVVAATAAPRRPANELPTLFLVGDSTVKSGGKDGMVGWGERIAPYFDPARVNVVNHAIGGRSSRTFYTEGRWARVLEQLRPGDAVLIQFGHNDGGRIGDPAMKGRASGAGTGAETFMDRKADGSVEQVHTFGWYMARYVADARAKGATVVLLSPVPHRDRWQRDRDFADFAAWGKEVAQQGGALFADLTLVVTEGYRAIGAAAVDGFFADARTHTNDAGAAFNARQVVLALQALPGKPFERWLNANP; the protein is encoded by the coding sequence ATGAACCGACACCTGCAGGCGCTGGCCGGCGCCATCCTCCTCTTCCTGTTCTGCGGCGCGTACGGCCAGGCGCTGCCCGCCGCCGTCAACACGGATCCAGCCCGCGCGGTTGTCACCTTGCCGGAGCCGGCCAACCCGGCGCTGCCATCGCTGATCCTGATCGGCGACTCCACGGTCCGCAACGGCAACGACGATGGCCAGGGCCAGGGTCCGTCCGGCCAGTGGGGCTGGGGTAGACCGATCGCGGATTACTTCGACACGGCCCGCATCAATGTCGTCAACCGCGCCGTTGGCGGCCTGTCCAGCCGCACCTACCTGACCAGCGGGCATTGGCAGCGCACGCTGGCGTTCGTCAGGCGCGGCGACGTCGTCGTCATGCAGTTCGGTCACAACGACGCCAGTCCCGTCAACGACGACCGGCGCGCGCGCGGCACGTTGCGCGGCACCGGCGAGGAAAGCGAAACCATCGACAACCTGCTGACAGGGCAGCGCGAGACGGTGCACACCTATGGCTGGTACCTGCGCCGCTTTATCGCCGACATCCGCGCCCACGGCGCCACGGCCATCGTTTGCTCGCCGGTGCCGTTCAAGCGCTGGGATGCCGATGGCAAAGTGAAGCGTGCGCCCGTCGACTACGGCGGCTGGGCGGCCCAGGTGGCGCGGCAGGAGCAAGTGGGCTTCATCGACTTGAACGAAGCCGCCGCGGCACGCTACGACGCGCTGGGCCGCGACGCCGTGTTGCAGCTGTTCCCGCAGGTGACGCCGGAAGAGACGGTACACACCAACCTGGCGGGCGCCCGGCTCAACGCCGAGGTGGTGGTGGCCGGCTTGCGCGCGCTGGGCGTGCCGGCGTTGGTGGAGGCGCTCAATGACAAGGGCCGCGCCATCGCACCGCTGGAGGATGCGCGGCCCGTCGTTGCGGCCACGGCGGCGCCGCGGCGGCCGGCCAATGAGCTGCCCACGCTGTTCCTGGTCGGCGATTCGACGGTGAAGAGCGGCGGCAAGGATGGCATGGTGGGCTGGGGCGAACGTATCGCGCCGTACTTCGACCCGGCCAGGGTCAACGTGGTCAACCACGCCATCGGTGGCCGCAGCAGCCGCACGTTCTATACGGAAGGACGCTGGGCGCGCGTGCTGGAGCAGTTGCGGCCGGGCGACGCGGTGCTGATCCAGTTCGGCCACAACGACGGCGGGCGCATCGGTGATCCGGCCATGAAGGGGCGTGCATCCGGTGCCGGCACGGGAGCGGAGACCTTCATGGACCGTAAGGCCGACGGCAGCGTGGAGCAGGTGCACACGTTCGGCTGGTACATGGCGCGCTACGTGGCCGATGCGCGCGCGAAAGGCGCGACGGTCGTGCTGTTGTCGCCGGTGCCGCACCGGGACCGCTGGCAGCGGGACCGCGATTTCGCCGATTTCGCCGCCTGGGGCAAGGAGGTGGCCCAGCAGGGCGGGGCGCTGTTCGCCGACCTGACGCTGGTGGTGACGGAGGGCTACCGCGCGATCGGCGCGGCGGCGGTGGATGGCTTCTTTGCCGACGCGCGCACGCATACCAACGATGCGGGGGCGGCGTTCAATGCGCGCCAGGTGGTGCTGGCGCTGCAGGCATTGCCGGGCAAGCCTTTCGAGCGCTGGCTGAACGCGAACCCATGA
- a CDS encoding glycoside hydrolase family 88/105 protein, whose product MNQSQNKQSNKTQITLAATLLATLLACLPPQALAQAAPPPQEKGPAPKDAMLHALAVQYPNPYRAMEAAEVKAVLDRVLAYLDASTPAELVSKSSGAPIGRLDQADPDAVLKPGDFRLTSYEWGVTYAGMLAAGAATGDRRYTDYTLRRHQLLSDLTRLYYPAVKADPANAQAPIKSFLNPHALDDAGALCMSFLKAQQASVRVDYGQMIDICATFVTRQEYRLKDGTLARGGPDGKGGVKMRPLPDTLWLDDMFMGVPTIALMGKQTGNAKYYDDAVRQVLQFSQRMFNPKLGIFMHGYVEGMRDHPELHWARANGWAIMAMVEVLEVLPTTHKGYQAVVRQLRAHARGLASFQDKDGLWHQLIDRPDSYLETSASAIYTYAIARAVNRGYLDKEMYGPMANLAWNAVAAKVNAKGEVEGTCVGTGMAFDPAFYYYRPVSVRAAHGYGPVLLAGAEIIEMNRKYKFGVNDSGFMYQGSR is encoded by the coding sequence ATGAATCAATCGCAGAACAAGCAGTCGAACAAGACGCAGATCACCCTGGCCGCCACCTTGCTTGCAACGCTGCTGGCCTGCCTGCCGCCGCAGGCACTGGCGCAGGCAGCCCCGCCGCCGCAGGAAAAGGGCCCGGCCCCGAAGGACGCCATGCTGCATGCGCTGGCCGTCCAGTATCCCAATCCCTACCGCGCGATGGAGGCCGCCGAGGTCAAGGCCGTGCTGGATCGCGTGCTGGCCTACCTGGACGCCAGCACGCCGGCGGAACTTGTCAGCAAGAGCAGTGGCGCGCCGATCGGGCGGCTGGACCAGGCCGATCCCGACGCGGTATTGAAGCCGGGCGACTTCCGCCTGACCAGCTACGAATGGGGCGTCACGTATGCCGGCATGCTGGCCGCCGGCGCCGCCACGGGCGACCGGCGCTACACCGATTACACGCTGCGGCGCCACCAGTTGCTGTCCGACCTCACACGCCTGTACTACCCGGCCGTCAAGGCCGATCCCGCCAACGCCCAGGCGCCGATCAAGAGCTTCCTGAACCCGCACGCGCTGGACGACGCGGGCGCGCTGTGCATGAGCTTCCTGAAAGCGCAGCAGGCCAGCGTGCGGGTCGATTACGGCCAGATGATCGATATCTGCGCCACCTTCGTCACGCGGCAGGAGTACCGCCTGAAGGACGGCACGCTGGCGCGCGGCGGCCCGGATGGCAAGGGCGGCGTCAAGATGCGGCCCCTGCCCGATACGCTGTGGCTGGACGATATGTTCATGGGTGTGCCCACCATCGCGCTGATGGGCAAGCAGACCGGGAACGCGAAATACTACGACGACGCCGTGCGCCAGGTGCTGCAGTTCTCGCAGCGCATGTTCAATCCCAAGCTGGGCATCTTCATGCACGGCTACGTCGAGGGCATGCGGGACCATCCCGAGCTGCACTGGGCGCGCGCCAACGGCTGGGCCATCATGGCGATGGTCGAGGTGCTGGAAGTGCTGCCGACAACGCACAAGGGCTATCAGGCCGTGGTGCGGCAGCTGCGCGCGCATGCGCGCGGCCTGGCCAGCTTCCAGGACAAGGACGGCCTGTGGCACCAGCTGATCGACCGGCCCGACTCCTACCTGGAGACGTCGGCCAGCGCCATCTACACGTATGCCATCGCGCGCGCCGTCAACCGCGGCTACCTGGACAAGGAAATGTACGGCCCGATGGCCAACCTGGCCTGGAACGCGGTAGCGGCCAAGGTGAACGCGAAGGGCGAGGTCGAGGGCACCTGCGTCGGCACCGGCATGGCGTTCGACCCGGCGTTCTACTACTACCGTCCCGTCAGCGTGCGCGCCGCACATGGCTACGGCCCCGTGCTGCTGGCCGGCGCCGAGATCATCGAGATGAACCGCAAGTACAAGTTCGGCGTCAACGACAGCGGTTTCATGTACCAGGGATCGCGCTGA